In one Lolium rigidum isolate FL_2022 chromosome 3, APGP_CSIRO_Lrig_0.1, whole genome shotgun sequence genomic region, the following are encoded:
- the LOC124700825 gene encoding sigma intracellular receptor 2-like isoform X2, whose amino-acid sequence MGVVSAVADAVVVLFCLTIVVAAPLIDGQSLLPHTLYPAPLRDLKRWYADEFGDYLMAQPPAFLRGLFWLELAFLWPLAVATLYGVLARRRWAATTSLMAGVTTLTSMSAILGELLGSGRATPKLLQVYGPYIVFAVIAILRGLCSCSAPSSAASSVQKMRKKRV is encoded by the exons ATGGGCGTCGTCTCGGCGGTGGCGGACGCGGTGGTCGTCCTGTTCTGCCTCACCATCGTGGTGGCGGCCCCGCTGATCGACGGGCAGTCCCTCCTCCCGCACACCCTCTACCCGGCGCCGCTGCGGGACCTCAAGCGGTGGTACGCCGACGAGTTCGGCGACTACCTCATGGCCCAGCCGCCGGCCTTCCTCCGCGGCCTCTTCTGGCTGGAGCTCGCCTTCCTCTGGCCACTCGCCGTCGCCACCCTCTACGGCGTCCTCGCCAGGCGCCGCTGGGCCGCCACCACCTCCCTCATGGCCGGCGTCACCACCCTCACCTCCATG TCCGCAATACTTGGTGAACTGTTGGGCTCAGGAAGGGCAACACCGAAGCTGCTTCAGGTGTATGGTCCGTACATTGTGTTTGCAGTAATTGCAATTCTGCGTGGCCTCTGCTCATGCTCGGCGCCTTCCTCGGCTGCGTCCTCTGTtcagaagatgaggaagaagagggtcTAG
- the LOC124700825 gene encoding sigma intracellular receptor 2-like isoform X1: MGVVSAVADAVVVLFCLTIVVAAPLIDGQSLLPHTLYPAPLRDLKRWYADEFGDYLMAQPPAFLRGLFWLELAFLWPLAVATLYGVLARRRWAATTSLMAGVTTLTSMSAILGELLGSGRATPKLLQVYGPYIVFAVIAILRGLCSCSAPSTAASNAQKTRKKRV; encoded by the exons ATGGGCGTCGTCTCGGCGGTGGCGGACGCGGTGGTCGTCCTGTTCTGCCTCACCATCGTGGTGGCGGCCCCGCTGATCGACGGGCAGTCCCTCCTCCCGCACACCCTCTACCCGGCGCCGCTGCGGGACCTCAAGCGGTGGTACGCCGACGAGTTCGGCGACTACCTCATGGCCCAGCCGCCGGCCTTCCTCCGCGGCCTCTTCTGGCTGGAGCTCGCCTTCCTCTGGCCACTCGCCGTCGCCACCCTCTACGGCGTCCTCGCCAGGCGCCGCTGGGCCGCCACCACCTCCCTCATGGCCGGCGTCACCACCCTCACCTCCATG TCCGCGATACTTGGTGAACTGTTGGGCTCAGGAAGGGCAACACCGAAGCTGCTTCAGGTGTATGGTCCGTACATTGTGTTTGCAGTGATTGCAATTCTGCGTGGCCTCTGCTCTTGTTCGGCGCCTTCCACCGCTGCATCCAATGCTCAGAAGACAAGGAAGAAGAGGGTCTAG
- the LOC124704547 gene encoding heat stress transcription factor A-2e-like: MSHRAMHPVKVENGHASSATVNGGAPRPLEGLADHAGPTPFLAKTYDMVDDPTTDAVVSWSATNNSFVVWDPHLFGTVLLPRYFKHNNFSSFVRQLNTYGFRKVDPDRWEFANEGFLRGQRHLLKNIKRRKPTHGSPNQQSLASYLEVGHFGYDGEMDQLKRDKQLLMAEVVKLRQEQQNTRSNLQAMEQRLQGTEQKQQQMMSFLARVMQNPEFIRQLISQSEMRKELEEAISNKRRRRIDQGPEVVDSIGTGSSLEQGSQVMFEPHEPVDPFVNGFAPDLESSSVGTKGAKVQQGATSSSSGQLRSRPSGELNDDFWEDLLHEGGLGDEAGNSVDPDDTNLLL, encoded by the exons ATGAGCCACCGGGCGATGCATCCGGTGAAGGTGGAGAACGGCCACGCCTCCTCGGCGACCGTCAACGGCGGCGCGCCGAGGCCGCTGGAGGGGCTCGCGGACCACGCCGGCCCGACGCCGTTCCTCGCCAAGACCTACGACATGGTCGACGACCCCACCACCGACGCCGTCGTCTCCTGGAGCGCCACCAACAACAGCTTCGTCGTCTGGGACCCGCACCTCTTCGGGACCGTGCTGCTCCCGCGCTACTTCAAGCACAACAACTTCTCCAGCTTCGTCCGCCAGCTCAACACATAC GGCTTCAGAAAGGTAGATCCCGACAGGTGGGAATTTGCAAATGAAGGATTCTTGAGGGGGCAGAGGCACCTTCTTAAAAATATTAAGCGTCGCAAACCTACGCACGGGTCTCCAAATCAGCAATCTCTTGCCTCCTACCTTGAGGTGGGGCACTTTGGATATGATGGGGAAATGGATCAGTTGAAAAGGGACAAGCAGCTCTTGATGGCTGAAGTGGTGAAGCTCAGGCAGGAGCAACAGAACACAAGGTCAAATCTTCAAGCCATGGAACAGAGGCTGCAAGGAACTGAGCAGAAGCAGCAGCAGATGATGTCCTTCTTGGCACGAGTCATGCAGAATCCTGAGTTCATACGCCAGCTGATCTCCCAGAGTGAGATGAGGAAGGAGCTCGAAGAAGCCATCTCTAACAAGAGAAGGCGCCGCATCGATCAGGGACCAGAAGTTGTTGATAGCATAGGCACTGGCTCTAGCCTGGAGCAAGGGTCACAGGTAATGTTTGAGCCGCATGAGCCGGTGGATCCGTTTGTCAATGGCTTTGCACCCGATCTTGAAAGCTCGTCAGTGGGGACGAAAGGAGCCAAAGTGCAACAGGGTGCCACTTCTAGCAGCTCTGGGCAACTGAGAAGCAGGCCCAGTGGAGAGCTGAATGATGATTTCTGGGAGGACCTACTCCATGAAGGGGGGCTCGGTGATGAAGCTGGCAACTCTGTGGATCCAGATGACACGAACTTGTTGCTTTAG